One genomic window of Myxocyprinus asiaticus isolate MX2 ecotype Aquarium Trade chromosome 5, UBuf_Myxa_2, whole genome shotgun sequence includes the following:
- the LOC127441372 gene encoding suppressor of cytokine signaling 6-like, translating into MCDELCISVRNHLPHPQSVVHNPPPNYQGGAFRMKKISLKTIRKSFNIKGKEESEYAVSQPDLAANFSVEDSLFGGCYSKDLVSSDLDNEDEKRSKVRSKSEGLMGTLKRRLSAKQKPKVKGGSPSVCSVDDDTFSSSSAPISLSDIKSQHSSRSTSVHSHHYSPTPWPLRPANSEETCVKMDVKVNALFNSSDPSPALNGVRQDFLDLQRDRLFEESSDSLKLTRCVPDHHSDSQNGDLHLDMDEHVPVGLGLATQDYIQYTLPLDDGLYPDEEGSHSFCLDSTTPMDVVPQSESCRSLHADEEPVDQDLLSPDIFMESPVNQLFLNTANVLLQGSRLEAPLSPLLPPLPNSYFQRSFAGFGGTHAQVAERVIHHLNFDPNSAPGVQRVYDAVQSSGPMVVTSLTAELKKLAKQGWYWGPITRWEAEEKLTNLPDGSFLVRDSSDDRYLLSLSFRSQGKTLHTRIEHSNGSFSFYEQPDIEGHISIVDLIDNSVKDSENGAFCYSRSRLPGSATYPVRLTNPVSRFMQVRSLQYLCRFVIRQYTRIDLIQKLPLPNKMKDYLQEKHY; encoded by the coding sequence ATGTGTGATGAGCTATGTATAAGTGTTCGCAATCATCTCCCTCATCCCCAGAGTGTTGTGCATAATCCCCCTCCAAATTATCAAGGGGGAGCTTTCAGAATGAAGAAGATCAGTCTGAAGACAATAAGAAAGTCATTTAACATTAAAGGCAAAGAAGAGAGCGAATATGCCGTATCACAGCCAGACCTGGCCGCCAATTTCTCTGTTGAAGATTCTCTGTTTGGAGGATGCTACAGCAAAGATCTTGTCAGCAGTGACTTGGATAACGAGGATGAAAAACGATCCAAAGTCCGATCTAAGAGTGAGGGTCTCATGGGAACCTTGAAAAGGAGACTATCAGCGAAACAGAAACCAAAGGTCAAAGGTGGTTCTCCATCTGTATGCTCTGTAGATGATGACACCTTCTCCTCTTCTTCTGCACCCATTAGTCTAAGTGACATAAAATCCCAGCATTCCTCCCGTTCCACCTCCGTCCATAGTCACCATTACAGTCCCACCCCATGGCCTCTCAGACCAGCAAACTCAGAGGAGACATGCGTTAAAATGGACGTGAAGGTGAACGCGTTATTTAACTCTTCAGATCCAAGCCCAGCTCTCAACGGTGTGCGCCAAGACTTCCTAGACCTCCAGAGAGACAGACTGTTTGAAGAATCAAGCGATTCATTGAAACTCACCAGATGTGTGCCAGACCACCATTCTGACTCTCAGAACGGTGATTTGCATCTTGACATGGATGAACACGTGCCTGTAGGCCTTGGTCTTGCAACTCAGGATTATATTCAGTACACACTGCCTTTAGATGATGGACTCTATCCTGATGAGGAAGGTTCACACTCTTTTTGCTTAGATAGCACCACGCCCATGGATGTTGTGCCCCAGTCAGAGAGCTGCAGATCCCTTCATGCAGATGAGGAGCCTGTTGATCAGGATCTCCTGTCACCTGACATCTTCATGGAGTCCCCAGTGAACCAGCTCTTTTTAAACACTGCAAATGTCTtgctgcagggctccagacttgAAGCCCCACTTTCCCCCTTGCTACCTCCGTTGCCCAATAGCTATTTCCAGAGAAGTTTTGCTGGGTTTGGTGGTACACATGCTCAGGTTGCAGAGCGAGTCATTCACCATCTCAACTTTGACCCCAACTCGGCCCCAGGAGTGCAGCGGGTCTATGATGCTGTGCAGAGCAGCGGTCCCATGGTGGTCACTAGCCTCACAGCTGAACTGAAGAAGCTAGCCAAGCAAGGATGGTACTGGGGCCCCATCACAAGATGGGAGGCAGAGGAAAAACTGACAAATCTTCCGGATGGCTCTTTTTTAGTCCGTGACAGTTCAGATGACCGGTATCTCTTAAGCTTGAGCTTTCGCTCGCAGGGTAAGACACTCCACACGCGGATTGAACACTCAAACGGCAGTTTCAGCTTCTATGAGCAGCCTGACATTGAGGGCCACATATCAATTGTGGATCTCATTGACAATTCGGTTAAAGATTCGGAGAATGGAGCATTCTGTTATTCCAGATCCCGCTTACCAGGGTCTGCAACCTACCCGGTTAGACTGACAAATCCTGTTTCAAGGTTTATGCAAGTGCGGTCCCTGCAGTACTTGTGCCGATTTGTCATTCGGCAATACACAAGGATCGATCTGATCCAGAAATTGCCTTTACCGAACAAAATGAAAGATTACCTGCAGGAAAAGCACTACTGA